In Sulfitobacter sp. W027, a single window of DNA contains:
- a CDS encoding class I SAM-dependent RNA methyltransferase has protein sequence MDTPDTFEIFLVCPPGLEDLLCAEAQEKGFAKAQAQPGGVTVQGSWPEVWRANLELRGAGRVLARIGGFMAFHLAQLDKRCRKFPFGDVLRADVPVKVQVTCKASKIYHAGAAQQRVETALRESHGITVDAEAALVLKVRIDDNAVMFSIDTSGEALHKRGHKEAVGKAPMRENMTALMLRSCGYAPGEPVVDPMCGSGTFLIEAAEIAAGLKPGRSRSFAFEELASFNAGVWEQLRSGGDVSPPSARFYGSDRDAGAIRMSTANAERAGVGAWCHFACHGAGEVQPPEGPPGLVIVNPPYGGRIGNKKLLYPLYGTLGETLKTRFRGWRVGLVTSEPPLARATGLPWKPQGPAIAHGGMKIWLWQTDVLR, from the coding sequence ATGGATACCCCAGATACATTCGAGATTTTCCTTGTCTGCCCGCCCGGGCTTGAGGATTTGCTCTGCGCCGAGGCGCAGGAAAAAGGCTTTGCCAAAGCGCAGGCCCAGCCCGGTGGCGTGACCGTTCAGGGCAGTTGGCCCGAGGTCTGGCGCGCGAACCTAGAGCTGCGCGGCGCGGGCCGGGTGCTGGCGCGGATCGGCGGGTTTATGGCCTTCCATCTGGCGCAGTTGGACAAGCGCTGCCGCAAGTTTCCCTTTGGTGACGTGCTGCGTGCCGATGTGCCGGTGAAGGTGCAGGTGACGTGCAAGGCGTCGAAGATTTACCACGCCGGGGCGGCGCAGCAGCGGGTCGAGACAGCCCTGCGCGAAAGCCACGGGATCACGGTAGATGCCGAGGCGGCCTTGGTGTTGAAGGTGCGGATTGACGATAACGCCGTGATGTTCAGCATCGATACTTCTGGCGAGGCGCTCCACAAGCGCGGGCATAAGGAAGCCGTGGGCAAGGCGCCGATGCGCGAGAATATGACGGCGCTGATGCTGCGGTCGTGCGGCTATGCGCCGGGGGAGCCGGTTGTTGATCCGATGTGTGGCTCGGGGACGTTTTTGATCGAAGCAGCGGAGATTGCGGCGGGGTTGAAGCCGGGGCGCAGTCGGAGCTTTGCTTTCGAGGAATTGGCGAGCTTTAATGCCGGGGTTTGGGAGCAGTTGCGCAGCGGTGGGGATGTATCGCCCCCGTCGGCGCGGTTCTACGGCTCGGATCGGGACGCAGGCGCGATCCGAATGAGCACGGCCAACGCCGAGCGTGCGGGTGTGGGGGCGTGGTGTCATTTCGCCTGTCACGGGGCAGGGGAGGTGCAGCCGCCCGAAGGCCCGCCCGGTCTGGTGATCGTGAACCCGCCTTATGGCGGGCGGATCGGGAATAAGAAGCTGCTTTATCCGCTCTATGGGACGCTGGGTGAAACACTGAAAACGCGGTTCCGGGGTTGGCGTGTGGGGCTGGTGACGTCAGAGCCGCCCTTGGCGCGGGCGACAGGGCTGCCGTGGAAGCCGCAGGGGCCGGCGATAGCGCATGGGGGGATGAAAATCTGGCTCTGGCAGACGGATGTGCTGCGATAA
- a CDS encoding enoyl-ACP reductase, whose amino-acid sequence MSGLLAGKRGLIMGVANERSIAWGIAKAMAEAGAELAFTYQGEAFGKRLEPLAQSVGSDFMVDVDVTDDASLDRAFEELGARWPTIDFVVHAIAFSDKSELTGRFLNTSRANFKNSMDISAYSFIDVARRAHPLMVENGGTLLTLTYMGSNRVTPNYNVMGVAKAALESATRYLANDLGPEGIRVNAISPGPMKTLAGAAIGGARKTYKHTDQNAPLRSNATLEAVGGTAVYLASDAGACTTGEIVRVDGGFHVLGMPQADHL is encoded by the coding sequence ATGTCAGGATTGCTTGCAGGAAAACGCGGCCTCATCATGGGTGTGGCCAATGAACGCTCCATCGCTTGGGGCATCGCCAAGGCGATGGCCGAGGCCGGGGCCGAACTGGCCTTCACCTATCAGGGCGAGGCCTTTGGCAAGCGTCTTGAGCCGCTGGCGCAGAGTGTCGGGTCCGACTTCATGGTCGATGTCGATGTAACCGATGACGCCTCGCTCGACCGCGCCTTCGAGGAGTTGGGCGCGCGCTGGCCGACGATTGACTTCGTCGTGCATGCCATTGCTTTCTCGGACAAATCCGAGTTGACGGGGCGGTTTCTGAACACCAGCCGGGCGAACTTTAAGAACTCGATGGACATCTCGGCCTATTCCTTCATCGACGTGGCGCGCCGGGCGCATCCGTTGATGGTGGAGAACGGCGGCACCTTGTTGACCCTGACTTATATGGGCTCGAACCGAGTGACGCCGAATTACAATGTGATGGGCGTGGCCAAGGCGGCGTTGGAAAGTGCGACGCGCTATCTGGCGAATGATCTGGGGCCGGAGGGGATCCGTGTGAACGCGATTTCGCCGGGGCCGATGAAGACGCTTGCGGGGGCCGCAATTGGCGGGGCGCGCAAGACGTATAAGCATACGGATCAGAATGCACCTTTGCGGTCGAATGCGACGTTGGAGGCCGTTGGTGGCACGGCGGTCTATCTGGCGTCTGATGCGGGCGCTTGCACGACGGGGGAGATCGTCCGCGTTGATGGTGGTTTCCACGTGTTGGGGATGCCGCAGGCGGATCACCTGTAA